The window GCAAGGCCAGGGACATGTCATACGAAATTGAGGACATGGTCGACAGGTTCCTGGTGCGTGTTGAGGGCCTTGAGCCCGATGTGGGCAACCTCCAATGTCTCATGAAAAAGATGGGCGATTGGCTCACCAAGGGCAAGATTCAACACAAGATGGCCAGCGAGACAgaagacatcaaggccaacgacGTTGGCgcttattcaactggcgcaaccatGGTTGACCCTCGCCCGCTGGATCGGAAAGAGCTCGTTGGCATTGATGATTCACTGAATGAGGTAACCAATATATTGTCAGATGGGGATGGTGATGTGTCCAAGCAACTCAAGATGCTCTCTATTGTCGGCTTTGGAGGTGTTGGCAAGACAACTCTTGCCAAAGCAGTGTATGATAAGCTCCAAGCGCAGTTCGATTGTAGTGCTTTTGTCCCCGTAGGACAGAGCCCGGACGTGAAGAAACTTCTTAACGACATTATCTTTGGAATTAACAAGCGAATGTACCCAGGGTTGGACGAACGGCAGCTGATCGACCAACTTCGAGGATTACTCAAGAACAAGAGGTAACCACCTTATTATATATTTTTATATGAAATTATATCAACATTGAAATATGCAGTATCTTAGAACTTGTTGCAATAATTTGTGAACTAAAAATATATCTAATGCATAAAAGTATTTAAATTAGGATATTTAATTTATCATAAATAGAATTCTGGACGCCCAAAGCAAATCAAACTCTTGTATGTCCCTCTCCTGCAGCTTTCTGTTCTCCAGTTCTTAATTGAATGATGCCTTAAGGAGGTGGTTTGCCATGCATGTTTTTCGTTTTAATCTTTGGCAGTTACTGATTAGCGTTTGCTAAATTGTTTTACAAATTTGTTATGGTTTTCCCTTATGCACTTGGACAGGTATTTCATTGTTGTTGATGATATATGGAGTGTACGTACATTGGAGATGCTCAAATGTGCTTTTGTGGATAATAATTGCGGAAGCAGGATAATCACAACTACTCGTTTTCTCCAAGTCGCCGGAGAGACTGGTGAGGTATACAGTCTAAAACCACTTTCCCGGGAGTTATCTGTGGAGTTATTCAATACAAGATTGTTTGATGGTAAAAGGAAATGCTCTTATGATCGGCCAACAGAGGCATACGATAAAATTTTACATAAATGTGGTGGTGTACCATTGATTATAATCACAATGGCTGGCCTGCTTGTTGGCAAACCAGTGGAGTCTTGGTCTAAGGTGTACAACGGGGTTGGTATTAATGATGAAAACAGTCTACAAACCGCAAGAAGGATGCTTTCTCTCGTCTACCTTGATCTTCCTTGTCATCTAAGGACTTGTTTATTGTATCTGAGCATATATCCAGAGGATCGTATGATTGAGAAAGATAGTCTGATATGGAAGTGGGTTGCTGAGGGTTTTGTCCATAAGGAAGCGGAAGTAGGATTATATGAGACTGGTGAGAGATACTTCAACGAGTTGATAAGTAAAAACATGATACAACCGGTAGAGAGATCCCAGCATGATGGCATCATAATTGGTTGTCGTGTCCATGATATGGTGCTTGATATGATCAATGTTATAGCAAAGGAGGAAAATTTTGTCACCATATTAAATGGATACGAGTACAACAATTCTTCATATATCTGTGCTCGGAGGTTAGCTGTTGGACAGAGACAGGACGCTTTGGTTAGCACGAGTATGCACCAAGTAAGGTCATTTCATACCATGTGCTTGGATGAATTCCTTCCGTCGCTTTCCTGCTTCCAAGTTTTGCGTGTCCTAGCTCTTGAAGGTGATATTTTATCCGAGCAAAACAGTAGTTGTCTTGAGCATCTTGGAAAGTTAGTTCACCTGAGGTATCTTGGACTAGGGAAGATGGTGGATGTGTTTGAGTTACCAAAGGAAATTGGGGACCTAAAGTTCTTACAGATATTGGACTTGGGTTGTGATACACTTGAAGAACTGCCGCAGAGTGTTTGCCAGTTAAGTCAGCTCAAGTGCCTGCGCTTTGACGGTACGAGGGCAAGAGTGCCAGATTGGATAGGGAACCTGACATCTCTGCAAGAGCTATTGTTAGGCTCCGTCAATAGGCCTTCAAACTTTGTGAGTGAGGTGGGCAAGCTGACAGAGTTGAGGAAGCTCCGCATCAGTGGATGTTTATGGTTGAACAGTGTGAGCTCGGTAAAAGCTTGGGCGGGATCTCTAGTAAAACTGCAGAAGATTAAAGTCTTGGACGTTCAACGGATTTATTTTGATATCCTAAGTAGTTGTTAGTTGTTAGTTGTGGTTATTTCTGAATTCAAGCTTGTTAGAGTTCGTTATGTGTGTCTAAACCATATTCGTATCGGGTCGGGTCGTGTTGTGTTGGTCTTGAATTGTCTTGCTGTGTTTGGGCGACAAGTTGTGTTTTGTATTTTCTACATGAATCagagaaaacaaagaaaagaagcAAGCTGTACGCTTCACAAAATTTCTTGTCTTGGTTTTTTGGGGAACTGATTTGTCGTCTGAGTTTCTTCATCCTGTTTTTGCGTGTGTACAGGCTCCTCTATCTGATCAGGTTCACTGCAAGACGTGTTTTCCCTATTTTTGGAATGCTTTCAAACCTGACCGTTCTAAATCTCCAGTATAACCACCTTGAAGCGAGGGAAAATCAAAGACTGGGAATTATTCATAAATGAACTGAGAAACTGCCGATCTCTGAAACTGCTCTTACTCTGTTTCAGTTAGCTGCAGGCATATATTCTGCTATTACCCTGTTACAATCAGCTGCAGGGATATAGTATATCTTTCAAATCTTCTGTAGGCATATCACTCTCTCATACTTACTCATCATATGTATGATCTCTCTGCATTTAAGCGATGATTTCATCAGTAATTAAACATGCTTCTATTTTTATTGGCATTTGGGAGGCATAATCCCATCTTCGTAACTGAACCTTTATTGCTTCGCCTCTGAAATGCATCGGCAGTACACCTATCCGTTGCCACAAAAAAGCATCGGTTGTCGAAGGCCCACGATCTACCGTGTCGGCATACCAAGACTTGTTCAAACATGGTTCTCTTTATTGCAAATATAAAACAtgacacctctctctctcctgcTGTTTGGAAGAACATGACGCCTCTCTCTCTGGTCTGAACTTATGTGCTGAACTTTCCTTGTACCTGAAAATGGACACACAGCCAAATTCGTTGTCTCTTGACAGACAAGCTTTTGGTTTCACAGCTCGGATGTCAGATTTTCAAAAATTATAGCCGAACCTCCCTCTAGAGATGCAGGGCAAATTTTCAAAGCAGAGCTTGTGATtgttatgtagtactccctccgtttcaaattacttgtCGTTGAAAtgtatgtatctagaactaaaatacatctatatacatccatacatgcgacaagtaattcggaacggaggtagTAGTTCAGAAGAGTGTCTTTTTTTGCTGGAAATTCAGACGAGTATGTTCCCTTCAACTTCTCCATTGCAGACCTATCGGAATGAAACTCAAAGAGGAAGAGGAACCTGCTGCATATGTGGTGGTTGTAATACTCAGTGCAGACCTAGCGGAATGAAACTTCAATTGGAAAAGTTAAAGGGGACATACTCTTCTGAATTTTACATAAATGTGGTGGAAGTAATACTCCAATCATTTCCAAGAGAGTAACCTGCTGCATATGCTCTTGTTCTGTGAAGAAAGGAAGCAATCACAGAATCACAGAATCACACGAGCAAATATCTCAATACCTGAGCTTCTTCCCTGACTAAACAAAGAGCAACGCACTACTTGATGCCATAAGGCAAACAAAAACACCTTCTTTGTGATTTCATTTTTTCCTTCGTCACAAAATACAATGTATAATGTATATAGATGATTTTGGGGCAATTTTCTGATTCTTCAAGCTTCACATGCACACACGAAAGAACAAGGACAAGTGCGAACTCAACGAGACAAATTTTGTGAAGCGTAAAACTTGCTTCTTTTCATTGTTTACTCTCTGATTTATATAGAAATACAAACACGACTTGGAAATACGGTTTACATGCACATACAAAATTCCATGTAGCCTGAATTCAGAAATAACCATAACGTAGTACTTAACAGACTTTTACATGATGAATAGAAACTAACAATTACTTCACATATCAAAATAAACCCGATGAATGTCTAGGACTTGGATCTTCTGCAGTTTTGCTAGAGACTCTGCCCAAGCTTTTACCAAGATTGCATTGTTCAACCGTAAATGTTCACTAATGCGGAGCTTCCTCAACTCTGTCAGCTTGCCCAGTTCATTCACAAAGTTTGAAGGCTGGTTGACGCAGCCTAACAAAAGCTCTTCCAGAGATGTCAGGTTCCCTATCCAATCTGGCACTCTTGCTCTCGTACCGTCAAAGCGCAGGCACTTGAGTTGACTTAATTGGCAAACACTCTGCGGCAGTTCTTCTAGTGTATCACAACCCAAGTCCAATATCTCCAAGAACTTTAGGTCCCCAATTTCCTTCGGCAACTCGAGGACATCCACCATCTTCCCTAGTCCAAGATACCTCAGGTGAACTAACTTTCCAATATTCTCAAGACAATTACTGTTGTGCTTGGATAAAATATCACCTTCCAGAGCTAGGACACGCAAAACTTGGAAGCACGAAAGGGGTGGAACAAATTCATCCAAGCACGTGGCATTAAATGACCTGACTTGGTGCATGCATGTGCTAACCAGAGGGTTGTGTCTTCGTCCAACGGCTAACCTACGAACATTGCTATCTGAAGATGTGTCTTGCTGATATCTATCTAATAAAATGACAAAATTTTCTTCCTTTGCTATAAGATTGATCATATCAAGGACCATATCATGGACACGACAACCAATTATGATGCCATCATGCAGGGGGCTCTCTACCGGttgtatcatgcttttatttaTCAACTCGTTGAAGTATCTCTCACCAGTCTCAGATAATCCCACCTTTGCTTCCTGCTGGACAAAACCCTCAGCAACCCACTTCCATATCAGACTATCTTTCTCAATCATATGGTCTTCTGGATATATGCTCAGATACAATAAACAAGTCCTTAGATGGCAAGGCAGATCATAGTAGCTGAATAAAAGTATCTTTCTCATGATGTCGACATCTTTGTTATCTTCATTTCCTAAACCAATAGAGTTGTATACCTTAGACCAAGACTCCACTGGTTTACCAACAAGCAAGCTAGCCATTGTGGTTATAGCCAACGGTATACCACCACATCTATGTAAAATTTTATCGTATGCCTCTGTTGGCTGACCATAAGAGCATTTGCCTTTACCACCAAACAATCTTGTATTGAATAACTCCGCTGATAACTCCGGAGAAAGAGGTTTTAGCATGTATACCTCACCAGTTGCTGTGGCTACTTCGAGAATACGAGTAGTTGTGATTATCTTGCTTCCGCAATTATTATCCACAAAAGCACACTTGATTATGCCCCATGTTTCTTTATCCCATATATCATCAATAACGATGAAGTACCTATCCATACGCATAACAGAAAAACACAACAAATTAGTAAAACAATTTAGCATGGCGCTGATCAGCAACTGCTAAAGATTAAAACAGAAAGCATGCATGGCAAACCACCTCGTTAAGGCATCATCCAACTAGGAACTAGAGAACGGAAAGCTGCAGGACAGAGACATACAACTAAAAGAGTTTGATTTGGTTTCAGCGTCCAGAATTATATTTGTGATAAATTAGATTTCCTAATTTAAATACTTATATGCATTAGATATATTTTTGATTCACAATTATTCTACTATGTTCTAAGATAAGATACTGTATATATGAATGTTGACGGCCATTCAAGACCCAAATGATAGCAAACAAGGTAAGAAAACATGATAGTCTactttatttacaaaatacatgagaactaGCATGGGCTACCCAAAGCATTCTGTAATGTACAACATCTGAAGCAAAAATCAGTGCCTTTTTCATCAATCAAATACTTGATGTTATATAAAACTGTATAATATAGTGCACACCTCTTGTTCTTGAGTACTGCTCGAAGTTCGTCGATCAGCTGCCTTTCATCCAACCCAGGGTACATTTGCTTGTTAATTCCAAAGAGAACGTCGTTAAGAAGTTTCACCCTGCTCGGGTTCCGTCCTACTGGAACAAAAGCGCCATAATCGAATTGCCCTTGGATCTTATCATACACTGCTTTGGCAAGAGTTGTCTTGCCGAGACCTCCGAATCCAGCAATAGAGAGCATCTTGAGTTGCTTGGACGCATCATCATCCCCATCTGACAACATCTTGGTCAGCTCATTCAGTGAATCATCAATGCCAACTAGCTCTTTTCTATCCTTGTATAGAGCCAATAGGCGAGGATCAACCGTTACTGAGCCTGCTGGACTAGCAACCACGTCGTTGACCTTGTACCTATCACGCCGGTCAGCCGCCTCCTGGACTCGGGCCTTGATGTCTTTGACCTCGTCGGCGATCTCGTGGCGGGTTTTGCCCTTGCTGAACAGGTCGCCCATCTTCTTCATGAGCCGTTTTAGCTTGTGCGGCTTGGCGGCGGCGGGAGCCTTGGAGCCCTCGACGCGCACTAGGAACTTGTCGATGGTGTCCTCCATTCTGTATGAGAGGTCCCTGACGTCGTCGGCCCAGAGCTTGACTTGCACGTCGAGCTCGTCCCGCGGCACGTCCCCGACCTTGCGGAGGGCGGCGTACATGCTGGTCAGCTCTCTCTTGAGGTACTGGACGTCTTCCTTGACTCCGGCCTGCAGCTTGTACTCGTCCGTAAGGAGGCCGCCGAGCTTGAGGAGGAGGCTGCCCATGGCCCCCGTCGCCAGATCCATGGCTCGCAGGGTCGGCGGCGCCGGGGTCGGAGCGGCAGAGCCGGCGCTAGGAGACCGCGAGCTGGCGCTGCTATGGCCGGGGCGAGGTGAGGATCGAGGGAGGACGGCGAGGGGATGCTATggccggcggcgctggcggcggcggcgggatttaGGGATCTGGGGGAGGGGAGAGTGGTGGATCTGGCTGCGGCTGATAAAAGAAGACCAGTGGTCGTGAGAAATGATACTACCTCTGGGCTGGCTCACTTTATTTTATTCTAAGACCAGCAAATGGCATTTTAACTCTTCAATGCAGGTAGGCACCACAAGGATGACTC is drawn from Triticum dicoccoides isolate Atlit2015 ecotype Zavitan chromosome 4A, WEW_v2.0, whole genome shotgun sequence and contains these coding sequences:
- the LOC119288390 gene encoding disease resistance protein RGA5-like — its product is MDVETGAMGSLILKLGELLKEEYKLQAGVKEDVQCLKRELTSVYAALRNVSGVPWDQDDLHVKIWAGKARDMSYEIEDMVDRFLVRVEGLEPDVGNLQCLMKKMGDWLTKGKIQHKMASETEDIKANDVGAYSTGATMVDPRPLDRKELVGIDDSLNEVTNILSDGDGDVSKQLKMLSIVGFGGVGKTTLAKAVYDKLQAQFDCSAFVPVGQSPDVKKLLNDIIFGINKRMYPGLDERQLIDQLRGLLKNKRYFIVVDDIWSVRTLEMLKCAFVDNNCGSRIITTTRFLQVAGETGEVYSLKPLSRELSVELFNTRLFDGKRKCSYDRPTEAYDKILHKCGGVPLIIITMAGLLVGKPVESWSKVYNGVGINDENSLQTARRMLSLVYLDLPCHLRTCLLYLSIYPEDRMIEKDSLIWKWVAEGFVHKEAEVGLYETGERYFNELISKNMIQPVERSQHDGIIIGCRVHDMVLDMINVIAKEENFVTILNGYEYNNSSYICARRLAVGQRQDALVSTSMHQVRSFHTMCLDEFLPSLSCFQVLRVLALEGDILSEQNSSCLEHLGKLVHLRYLGLGKMVDVFELPKEIGDLKFLQILDLGCDTLEELPQSVCQLSQLKCLRFDGTRARVPDWIGNLTSLQELLLGSVNRPSNFVSEVGKLTELRKLRISGCLWLNSVSSVKAWAGSLVKLQKIKVLDVQRIYFDILSSC
- the LOC119288392 gene encoding disease resistance protein RGA5-like gives rise to the protein MDLATGAMGSLLLKLGGLLTDEYKLQAGVKEDVQYLKRELTSMYAALRKVGDVPRDELDVQVKLWADDVRDLSYRMEDTIDKFLVRVEGSKAPAAAKPHKLKRLMKKMGDLFSKGKTRHEIADEVKDIKARVQEAADRRDRYKVNDVVASPAGSVTVDPRLLALYKDRKELVGIDDSLNELTKMLSDGDDDASKQLKMLSIAGFGGLGKTTLAKAVYDKIQGQFDYGAFVPVGRNPSRVKLLNDVLFGINKQMYPGLDERQLIDELRAVLKNKRYFIVIDDIWDKETWGIIKCAFVDNNCGSKIITTTRILEVATATGEVYMLKPLSPELSAELFNTRLFGGKGKCSYGQPTEAYDKILHRCGGIPLAITTMASLLVGKPVESWSKVYNSIGLGNEDNKDVDIMRKILLFSYYDLPCHLRTCLLYLSIYPEDHMIEKDSLIWKWVAEGFVQQEAKVGLSETGERYFNELINKSMIQPVESPLHDGIIIGCRVHDMVLDMINLIAKEENFVILLDRYQQDTSSDSNVRRLAVGRRHNPLVSTCMHQVRSFNATCLDEFVPPLSCFQVLRVLALEGDILSKHNSNCLENIGKLVHLRYLGLGKMVDVLELPKEIGDLKFLEILDLGCDTLEELPQSVCQLSQLKCLRFDGTRARVPDWIGNLTSLEELLLGCVNQPSNFVNELGKLTELRKLRISEHLRLNNAILVKAWAESLAKLQKIQVLDIHRVYFDM